The following proteins come from a genomic window of Planctomycetia bacterium:
- a CDS encoding gamma carbonic anhydrase family protein, whose product MSSRTEFRSEQAHPSAYIAAGAVVVGDVTLAAESSVWFHAVLRGDVDHIAVGERSNIQDGAVLHADHGFPCRIGAGVTVGHRAIIHGATVDDNTTIGMGAIVLNGAVVGEDCIIGAAALVTEGTHIPPGSLAVGIPAKVKRALTPAEIEHNRLSAAHYVENAKRFAESAKS is encoded by the coding sequence ATGTCATCTCGTACCGAATTCCGCTCGGAGCAGGCGCACCCTTCCGCGTACATTGCGGCCGGCGCGGTAGTGGTCGGCGACGTCACGCTCGCCGCGGAGTCCAGCGTGTGGTTCCACGCGGTGCTGCGCGGCGACGTCGATCACATCGCCGTTGGCGAGCGTTCCAATATTCAGGACGGCGCCGTATTGCACGCGGATCACGGATTTCCCTGTCGGATTGGCGCCGGCGTCACCGTCGGACATCGCGCGATCATCCACGGAGCGACCGTCGACGACAACACCACGATCGGCATGGGCGCGATCGTGTTGAACGGCGCCGTGGTGGGCGAAGATTGCATCATCGGCGCGGCGGCGCTCGTCACCGAAGGCACGCACATTCCGCCCGGTTCGCTGGCGGTCGGCATTCCCGCGAAAGTGAAGCGCGCCCTCACGCCGGCAGAAATCGAGCACAATCGCCTGAGCGCCGCGCACTACGTCGAGAACGCGAAGCGATTCGCCGAATCCGCGAAATCGTAG
- a CDS encoding DUF1080 domain-containing protein, whose amino-acid sequence MSRQLLFAVMLALCSVSQGIAEDVPQNTLTAEEQREGFQLLFDGKSTDGWRGYKMDEMPPGWKVIDGILTRVAGGEGGKGAGGGDDIVTQDEYANFELRLQWRVGKGVNSGILYRVVEEAATSWHEAPEMQVLDNIGWGESETRHHAGALYDLYAPAKDVTHPAGEWNEVRLVVDGNHIEHWLNGEKLVECELWSDDFNERLANSKFRDKPTYAKAAKGHICLQDHSGNIEYRNIRLRVLP is encoded by the coding sequence ATGTCACGCCAACTTCTCTTCGCCGTGATGCTCGCGCTCTGCAGCGTTTCGCAAGGTATTGCCGAAGACGTCCCGCAAAACACGCTCACCGCGGAGGAGCAACGAGAAGGCTTCCAACTGCTGTTCGACGGCAAGTCCACCGATGGCTGGCGCGGCTACAAGATGGACGAAATGCCGCCGGGCTGGAAGGTGATCGACGGAATTCTCACGCGGGTCGCGGGAGGCGAGGGCGGCAAAGGCGCGGGGGGCGGCGATGACATTGTGACGCAGGACGAGTACGCGAACTTCGAGCTGCGGCTGCAATGGCGCGTGGGCAAGGGCGTCAACAGCGGGATTCTCTATCGTGTCGTCGAAGAGGCCGCCACCTCCTGGCACGAAGCGCCGGAGATGCAGGTGCTCGACAACATCGGCTGGGGCGAAAGCGAAACGCGGCACCACGCCGGCGCGCTCTACGATCTCTATGCGCCGGCGAAAGACGTCACGCATCCGGCCGGCGAATGGAATGAAGTGCGCCTTGTTGTCGACGGCAATCACATCGAGCACTGGCTCAATGGCGAAAAGCTCGTCGAATGCGAGCTCTGGAGCGACGACTTCAACGAACGGCTGGCCAACAGCAAGTTCCGCGACAAGCCGACGTATGCCAAGGCCGCCAAGGGGCACATCTGTTTGCAAGACCACTCCGGCAACATTGAATACCGCAATATCCGCTTGCGCGTGCTGCCTTAA